The sequence TTAATCACACCAAATGTTTCACCAGGAATTGCTTCTATAGTAACAGCTCCCCAAGAAGAACCGATCTGGTATTTTTTTAGGTCAGCATATAATTCGTTAACAGTGTTCTTGTTTTTCGCCCAGTTGAGCATTACTTCCCAGTTCAATCCTTTTTTCGATTTCAGCACCTGACCGATAAGCTCCAGCTCGACACCTTTGTTTTCAATTTCACCGGCATTGATCATTACTGCATCATATCCGGCTGCATCGCTAATGTCAACCTGCATAATCTGGTCTTTAGTAACTTTATCGTAGTAAGTAGCGTTTAATCCTAATCTGTTATTAAAGAAACGAAGTTCTGTTCCCACCTCCATTGATACTACTTTTTCAGGTTTCAATCCTGTTGGAGGAAGTGTTACAGGCAAACGAAAAGGAGTAGTTCCGTTATATGGATCGCGCGACACGTAAGTCATTGACAACTGGTAAGGATCAGTTGCATTACCTACCTGAGCCCAACTTGCTCTTAATTTTGCAAACGAAAGAATATCAGATTTAATTGGCAAGGCTTCGGTAGCCAACCAGCTCATTGTTGCTGATGGGTAGAAGAATGACCAGCTATCTGCAGGAAGTGTAGAACTCCAATCGTTACGTCCGGTTATATCCAAATACAACCATTTTTTATAATCGAATGAAACCGATCCGAAAACAGAATTTGATTGCAACTCACTGTCGTATTGCGAAACGCTTGGGTTTCCGTTTACGTTTCCAATTGTGAACAAATCAGGAACAGTTAATGAGCTTGCAGAGAATGATGAGTAGTGACGGTTATAATCGCGATAGTTGGCTCCAACAGTACCGTTCACACCAAAATCGCTTGTAATTTGCTTATTGAAACTAAAGATCAAATCAGCATTCAACTCATGTTGAAAAGTTTGTGCTTGAGTAAATTCACCACCGGCCTGAACTCCGTTTGAACCGTCGGCTGCAACTTTTTTCGTGAACAAGTGAAACCAGTCAACACCTAAACGTCCCATAACACTTAACCATGGGGCTAATTCGTAATCCAGCGTCATATTACCGTAAATACGGTCTTTTTGTAATGCGTTGGTATTTTTGTTCACCGTCCAGTATGGGTTGTTATGGTAGTTGGTATTCCAGTTGTATGGATTACCATGGATATTATACGTATCCCAGTTCTCTTCTAAAGAATTCATGTTTACCTGGCGGCCAAACCATCCACCAATCGACTGCATAACATTATTAGCAGTATATCCCTGACTTGGAATATTATCCGATTTTGATTGTGTGTAAGTAATCGATCCCTGTGCAGTGAAACGCTCAAGGGCAGTAATTGCACCACTTAAACTGGCAGTTGTACGATCCATATCTGTGTTAGGGATTGTTCCTGTAATATCCTGACGAGATAAGAATAAACGTGTACTTCCTTTATCAGAAGCACCCTGAATTGAAATACTATTATCAACAGTTACACCAGTTTCAAAAAAGTCTTTTACATTATTTGGTTGTGAAACCCAAGGAGTTTTTTGATAAACACCATCAACAACAGGACTATCGAACTGCGACAATTGCAAACCGATATCTAAACGAGGCCCCCACGATTCATCCATAAAATCGTAAACACCACCACCGTTACCATCAACATATTTAAATCCGTAAGTATCCGACCAGTCCTGGTAACTCATTGGAGATTCACCTTCCTCATATTCGAAACTATTGTAATAAAATTCCGAGGCCGAATATCCCTGACCATATTTATTCTGGTAATTAGGAATAACATAAGCATCGCTGAAAGTAACACTTGAAT comes from uncultured Draconibacterium sp. and encodes:
- a CDS encoding SusC/RagA family TonB-linked outer membrane protein, whose amino-acid sequence is MKKITLIFSYLLLMVSLVQAQITIITGTVTSDEDGMGIPGVSISVKGTTTGTISDIDGNYSLKVPNDATTLLFSFVGMQPLEVAIEGQSVVDAVMKSENIAVDEVVVTALGISREKKALGYAVQEVSGEELTKAKDPNIVNSLSGKIAGVQVTSATGAIGGSSRITIRGNSSFSNNQPMFVVDGVPISNYGSDVSQWGGVDFGNGASDLAPENIESITVLKGANAAALYGMNAANGVVLITTKKANKSKGFEVQLNSSVTFSDAYVIPNYQNKYGQGYSASEFYYNSFEYEEGESPMSYQDWSDTYGFKYVDGNGGGVYDFMDESWGPRLDIGLQLSQFDSPVVDGVYQKTPWVSQPNNVKDFFETGVTVDNSISIQGASDKGSTRLFLSRQDITGTIPNTDMDRTTASLSGAITALERFTAQGSITYTQSKSDNIPSQGYTANNVMQSIGGWFGRQVNMNSLEENWDTYNIHGNPYNWNTNYHNNPYWTVNKNTNALQKDRIYGNMTLDYELAPWLSVMGRLGVDWFHLFTKKVAADGSNGVQAGGEFTQAQTFQHELNADLIFSFNKQITSDFGVNGTVGANYRDYNRHYSSFSASSLTVPDLFTIGNVNGNPSVSQYDSELQSNSVFGSVSFDYKKWLYLDITGRNDWSSTLPADSWSFFYPSATMSWLATEALPIKSDILSFAKLRASWAQVGNATDPYQLSMTYVSRDPYNGTTPFRLPVTLPPTGLKPEKVVSMEVGTELRFFNNRLGLNATYYDKVTKDQIMQVDISDAAGYDAVMINAGEIENKGVELELIGQVLKSKKGLNWEVMLNWAKNKNTVNELYADLKKYQIGSSWGAVTIEAIPGETFGVIKAYSYNRNDNGDIVVASNGLPTPGSDPEIVGNVMPDWIGGINNSFSWRNFNASFLVDMRWGGDIFSVTDWFGGMSGVSEETAQMASREGAEGYNIREVGVVVGQDVLKDETVVKTDGSTNDIVVSAQDYYERYWGIEKTGMIDGSFIKLREVTFGYSLPSSLLDKVDFIKSANISFVGRNMAILWTHKSNDIGIDPETAFGTTEAGMGIEQYQLPATRNLGFKLNVTF